The following coding sequences lie in one Enterococcus sp. 9E7_DIV0242 genomic window:
- a CDS encoding sugar ABC transporter permease: MKAHHSSIQRQRHIRLALTYLLLIFMVVVIIYPLLWTIGASFNPGNSLISTSLIPENPTTGHYSRLFANEGTLLYGQWYINSLKISFFTMLLSLVSVSMTAYAFSRFRFTGRKNGLTLFLLLQMIPQFSALIAIFVLAQMLGLINSHWLLILIYVGGQIPMNTYLLKGYFDSIPRDLDESAKIDGASNTRIFLQIILPLSRPMLAVVAMNGFTGPLGDFALSSVLLRNPEYYTLPIGLYKLVTDKMGASYTTFAAGAILISIPIALVFLSLQKHFVSGLTAGGTKG, from the coding sequence ATGAAGGCACATCATTCAAGTATTCAACGACAGCGTCATATAAGGCTTGCTTTGACCTATCTGCTGCTGATTTTTATGGTAGTCGTCATTATTTACCCATTGCTTTGGACGATCGGTGCGAGTTTCAATCCTGGGAACAGTCTGATCAGTACCAGCCTGATTCCTGAAAATCCTACAACAGGACACTATAGTCGCTTATTTGCGAATGAGGGAACCTTACTTTATGGGCAATGGTACATCAATTCTTTAAAAATCAGTTTCTTCACGATGCTGCTTTCCTTGGTTTCCGTTTCAATGACTGCTTACGCGTTTTCTCGTTTCCGCTTTACTGGAAGAAAAAATGGGCTGACGTTGTTTTTACTGCTACAGATGATTCCACAGTTTTCCGCATTGATCGCTATCTTTGTGTTAGCACAAATGCTGGGTCTTATCAATAGTCACTGGCTCTTGATACTTATCTATGTCGGCGGACAAATTCCGATGAATACGTATCTTTTAAAGGGCTACTTTGATTCGATACCAAGAGACTTGGACGAGAGCGCTAAAATCGATGGTGCCAGCAATACACGGATATTTTTACAGATCATTCTACCATTATCACGACCGATGCTGGCTGTGGTAGCGATGAATGGTTTTACCGGACCTCTAGGAGATTTTGCTTTGTCTTCTGTTTTGCTGAGAAATCCGGAGTATTACACCTTGCCTATTGGGCTGTATAAATTAGTCACGGATAAGATGGGGGCAAGCTATACCACCTTTGCGGCGGGAGCGATCCTCATCAGTATTCCAATTGCGCTAGTCTTCCTGTCTCTGCAAAAGCACTTTGTGTCAGGACTGACAGCTGGAGGAACGAAAGGATAG
- a CDS encoding ISL3 family transposase codes for MDKNTRLLLGLTDKHLSFGEDWLEYRHLKGVEAQVIKATLTYIPTHCKNCGIKNQGQIIKNGYHRTHTQLPVFNGRLTLLELKRSRFRCHECHSTFHAQTELVEEHHHLSKQLCLQIILDLKKNVSRKEIAQKHFVSDVTVLRLMEELAASYSPNWRFLPKILCIDEFKSMKSCEGAMSFICVNGETNKILEVLEDRRLIHLTRHFMRYTKEARENVKYLVMDMNASYNQLIKTVFPNAQLITDRFHIVQQMNRASNQLRIKTVNAFRHSSPQEQKQYRRLKRYWKLLLKDSVELDSQHRPYHSLFKRPLTQTDIVDELLSYDSTLRIAYDTVQFLKYVFTHRDVKRFFEELDALDPRLPFWFKKKLRFFKKHKQGITNAFSFSFSNGITEGLNNKIKVIKRVAYGYRNFYHFRSRIYIIQGLIFS; via the coding sequence ATGGATAAGAATACCAGATTATTGCTTGGACTAACAGATAAACATCTCTCCTTTGGAGAGGATTGGCTTGAATACAGACATTTAAAAGGGGTCGAGGCTCAGGTCATCAAAGCAACTCTTACGTATATACCTACTCATTGCAAAAACTGTGGGATAAAAAATCAAGGACAGATCATCAAAAATGGTTACCATCGGACACACACTCAATTACCTGTGTTTAATGGTCGTCTGACTTTATTGGAACTAAAACGTTCACGCTTTCGTTGTCATGAGTGTCACTCAACTTTTCACGCTCAGACAGAGTTAGTTGAAGAACATCATCATTTATCAAAGCAGCTCTGTCTCCAAATCATACTTGATTTAAAGAAAAATGTTTCTAGGAAAGAGATTGCACAAAAACATTTCGTTTCAGACGTGACGGTCCTTCGCTTAATGGAGGAGCTAGCTGCTTCTTATTCTCCAAATTGGCGATTTCTTCCAAAGATTTTATGTATTGATGAATTCAAATCAATGAAATCTTGTGAAGGAGCGATGAGTTTTATTTGTGTTAATGGAGAAACCAACAAGATTCTTGAAGTACTTGAAGACCGTCGACTGATACACTTAACCCGACACTTTATGCGATACACAAAAGAAGCGCGAGAAAACGTGAAGTACCTGGTCATGGACATGAATGCCAGCTATAATCAGTTGATTAAGACTGTGTTTCCAAATGCCCAACTTATCACTGACCGATTTCACATTGTCCAACAGATGAATCGAGCATCAAATCAACTGCGGATAAAGACAGTGAATGCCTTTCGGCATTCCTCACCACAAGAACAGAAGCAATACCGTCGACTCAAACGGTATTGGAAGTTACTTCTAAAAGATTCAGTTGAATTGGATAGTCAACATCGTCCCTATCATTCACTATTCAAACGTCCATTAACTCAGACAGACATTGTCGATGAATTACTCAGCTATGATTCAACCTTGCGTATTGCTTACGATACTGTTCAATTTCTCAAATATGTCTTTACTCATCGTGATGTTAAGCGTTTCTTTGAAGAACTTGATGCACTAGATCCCCGACTGCCTTTCTGGTTCAAAAAGAAATTGAGATTCTTCAAGAAGCACAAACAAGGAATTACCAATGCGTTCAGTTTTTCTTTTTCTAATGGGATTACAGAAGGCTTGAATAACAAAATCAAGGTAATCAAACGGGTTGCTTATGGCTACCGTAATTTCTATCATTTTCGTTCTCGTATTTATATCATTCAAGGGCTTATTTTTTCATAG
- a CDS encoding beta-galactosidase, protein MRRYDLETRLLHGGDYNPDQWLDYPEILAKDLELMEKVKANTFSLGIFAWSTLEPEEGVFHFDWLDKIMDDIYKMDGNVILATPSGARPAWLSQKYPEVLRTNERREKQLHGGRHNHCFSSPVYREKVGIINKKLAERYDDHPALLMWHISNEYSGDCHCTYCQENFRRWLKKKYKTLEALNKAWWGPFWSHTYSDWSQVESPSSIGETMVHGLTLDWKRFVTDQTIDFYQHEIKDIRRLTPDIPITTNFMADTNDLIPFQSLDYGKFAQHVDVISWDCYPAWHNDWGTTADLASKVGFINDQYRSLKQQPFLIMESTPSGVNWHAVNKAKRPGMHLLSSLQFIAHGSDSNLYFQWRKSRGSSEKFHGAVIDHDNSEENRVFQEVAEVGQALEKIKAVKGSNKKAKVGIIFDWDNNWALEDAQGFSQQSKRYCQTLQEHYRSFWNADIPVEVITPAFDLTKYDLVVAPMLYLIEETTMDKFAAYVAQGGHLVTTYVTGYVNETDLTYLNGWPKKLQELFGITLKETDTLYPKDRNQLEYQGNVYEIQDYCSIIQLKGAENLGSYTQDFYAQQSAVTKHKVGTGTAYFIGARTQQDFLKDFYGTLIEELDLTNPWIIKGHPDVSIQARDFDEESFYFVMNFSEKVQVIEVAEERTDLLTGERTGQTIQLQPYGVKVLH, encoded by the coding sequence ATGAGACGATACGATTTAGAAACGCGCCTACTTCATGGAGGGGATTACAATCCGGACCAATGGCTGGATTATCCGGAGATATTGGCAAAGGATCTCGAATTAATGGAGAAAGTGAAAGCCAATACTTTTTCATTAGGCATTTTTGCCTGGAGTACGTTGGAGCCGGAAGAAGGGGTTTTTCATTTTGATTGGCTAGATAAAATCATGGACGACATCTATAAAATGGATGGAAATGTTATTCTAGCAACACCGAGTGGGGCCCGTCCCGCCTGGCTTTCTCAGAAATACCCAGAAGTGCTACGCACAAATGAAAGACGAGAAAAGCAGCTTCATGGAGGGCGCCATAATCATTGCTTCTCTTCTCCTGTCTATAGGGAGAAGGTAGGGATCATTAATAAAAAGCTGGCAGAACGTTATGACGATCATCCGGCATTGTTGATGTGGCATATTTCAAATGAATATTCAGGAGACTGTCACTGTACGTATTGTCAGGAAAATTTCCGTCGTTGGTTGAAGAAAAAATACAAGACACTTGAAGCTTTGAACAAAGCTTGGTGGGGCCCGTTTTGGAGTCATACGTATAGTGATTGGTCTCAGGTTGAATCCCCGTCTAGCATAGGGGAAACGATGGTTCATGGGTTGACCCTTGATTGGAAACGATTTGTTACCGATCAGACGATCGATTTTTACCAGCATGAAATCAAAGACATCCGTCGGTTGACACCGGATATTCCGATCACGACTAATTTTATGGCTGATACGAATGATTTGATTCCTTTCCAAAGTCTCGATTATGGAAAGTTTGCCCAGCATGTGGATGTGATAAGTTGGGATTGCTATCCTGCCTGGCACAATGATTGGGGAACAACAGCGGATCTTGCGAGTAAGGTCGGTTTCATCAATGACCAGTACCGTAGCCTCAAGCAACAGCCTTTTTTGATCATGGAATCTACGCCGAGCGGTGTCAATTGGCATGCGGTAAATAAAGCAAAACGACCAGGCATGCATCTGTTGTCTTCGCTGCAATTTATCGCTCATGGCTCAGATAGTAATCTGTATTTTCAATGGCGTAAATCTCGTGGTTCCTCAGAAAAGTTCCACGGAGCAGTGATCGATCATGACAATAGTGAAGAAAATCGAGTCTTTCAAGAGGTGGCGGAAGTTGGTCAAGCACTTGAAAAAATCAAAGCTGTGAAGGGAAGCAATAAAAAAGCAAAAGTGGGGATCATCTTTGATTGGGACAATAATTGGGCCTTGGAAGATGCTCAAGGGTTTTCTCAACAGAGCAAGCGCTATTGCCAGACGTTGCAGGAGCATTATCGTAGTTTCTGGAATGCAGACATTCCAGTAGAAGTGATCACGCCGGCTTTTGATCTGACGAAATATGATTTAGTCGTTGCGCCTATGCTCTATTTGATAGAAGAAACGACGATGGATAAATTTGCTGCGTATGTAGCGCAAGGCGGTCATTTGGTTACTACATATGTGACTGGTTATGTGAATGAAACCGATTTGACCTATCTTAATGGTTGGCCTAAGAAGCTTCAAGAGCTATTTGGTATCACCTTAAAAGAGACGGATACTCTTTATCCGAAGGATCGGAATCAATTGGAGTACCAAGGAAATGTTTATGAAATTCAAGATTATTGCAGTATTATTCAGCTTAAAGGAGCAGAAAATCTGGGAAGCTACACACAGGATTTCTATGCACAGCAGTCAGCTGTGACGAAGCACAAGGTTGGAACAGGCACTGCCTACTTCATAGGAGCAAGAACCCAACAGGATTTTTTGAAGGATTTCTATGGGACGTTGATAGAGGAGCTGGATCTGACCAATCCTTGGATCATAAAAGGGCATCCTGATGTTTCTATCCAAGCCCGTGATTTTGACGAAGAAAGCTTTTACTTTGTCATGAATTTTTCTGAGAAAGTACAAGTCATTGAAGTAGCAGAGGAACGGACTGATTTACTCACAGGAGAAAGAACAGGGCAGACGATTCAATTGCAGCCGTATGGTGTGAAAGTATTACATTGA
- a CDS encoding IS110 family transposase yields MKVVYPVCCGIDVHKSFLIATVITTKAGELTPHYQKKRFSTFNNQILALKDWLLECKCYDVCMESTGKYWVPVSNLLEDVMNVTIANPKWVRAVKGNKDDKKDSKWIAELFRMGLVRGSFIPEKDVRVLREFTRYRTRLVSHRSSEKNRLQNAFTVGNVAMDSVVSDMFGVSSKRVRDYLISSKAFDPNHVLDLLHGSMKPKGQELIQSIEGYSFTNEQIIRIQLIEEHKTYLDHSISFLDYLLDQMVEPYEPAIQLLETIPGIRRQSAIQIISEIGIDMSQFSQSKRLCCWAGLSPSSNESAGKKKSVRISRAGVYLKPTLVQCAHAAVKAKEKHPYYRLKYERIYKRRGKKRAIIAIARMMLTAIYHMLSTGEVWNPTDLYKIDMPDNLIQKQKDKALKQATKLLISEGLLPDDFVRKDLAPLI; encoded by the coding sequence ATGAAAGTCGTTTATCCCGTTTGTTGTGGTATTGATGTGCACAAAAGCTTTTTAATAGCTACCGTCATCACCACGAAAGCTGGCGAATTAACGCCGCATTATCAGAAAAAACGATTTTCAACTTTTAACAACCAGATTCTGGCATTGAAAGACTGGCTGTTAGAATGCAAGTGCTACGATGTTTGTATGGAAAGTACCGGTAAGTACTGGGTCCCCGTTTCCAATTTGCTTGAAGACGTGATGAACGTCACGATTGCGAACCCCAAATGGGTTCGTGCAGTAAAAGGAAACAAAGATGATAAGAAGGACTCCAAATGGATTGCCGAACTATTCCGTATGGGATTGGTAAGAGGCAGTTTTATCCCTGAAAAAGATGTTCGAGTCTTGCGTGAGTTTACTCGTTATCGGACCCGATTAGTCAGTCATCGTTCTAGCGAGAAAAATCGACTTCAAAATGCCTTTACCGTTGGTAATGTTGCCATGGACTCTGTAGTTTCTGACATGTTTGGTGTCAGCTCTAAGAGAGTCCGAGATTATTTGATTTCAAGTAAAGCGTTTGATCCGAATCATGTGCTCGACTTGCTTCATGGAAGCATGAAGCCTAAAGGACAGGAGCTCATCCAATCAATTGAAGGTTACTCTTTTACAAATGAACAGATTATTCGAATTCAACTGATTGAAGAACACAAAACTTACCTTGATCACTCGATTAGCTTCCTTGATTACCTATTGGACCAAATGGTTGAACCCTACGAACCAGCTATTCAACTACTAGAGACGATTCCAGGGATTCGTCGCCAATCAGCTATCCAAATTATTTCTGAAATTGGCATTGATATGTCTCAGTTCTCACAGTCAAAAAGATTATGTTGCTGGGCAGGACTTTCTCCTAGTAGTAATGAATCTGCTGGTAAAAAGAAATCTGTCCGCATCTCTCGAGCTGGCGTTTATTTAAAACCAACACTTGTCCAGTGTGCTCACGCTGCGGTAAAAGCGAAAGAGAAGCATCCCTATTACCGTTTAAAATATGAGCGTATTTATAAACGACGAGGTAAAAAGCGCGCGATCATCGCAATCGCTCGGATGATGCTTACAGCTATTTACCATATGCTTTCGACTGGAGAAGTTTGGAATCCGACTGACTTGTATAAGATTGACATGCCAGACAATCTTATTCAAAAGCAGAAAGATAAAGCTCTTAAACAAGCAACCAAACTACTCATTTCAGAAGGTTTATTACCAGATGATTTTGTTAGAAAAGACTTAGCACCACTCATCTAA
- a CDS encoding IS3 family transposase, with translation MHKLYLSAILDLYDHRIVTYALGDTNDLNLVFNTFDQAVELEPKAHPLFHSDQGFQYTHADFFTRITKAGMIPSMSRVGKCIDNGPMEGFWGMLKRENYYGRKFTSREKLVAMISSYIEYYNTGRYQRRLQIMTPIEFHNNYYKAA, from the coding sequence GTGCATAAACTCTATTTAAGTGCGATACTTGATCTCTATGATCATCGCATTGTCACTTATGCACTAGGTGATACCAATGATTTGAATCTGGTTTTCAATACGTTTGATCAAGCGGTTGAGTTAGAGCCAAAGGCTCACCCTCTTTTTCACAGTGACCAAGGGTTTCAATACACCCACGCTGACTTTTTTACCCGAATCACAAAAGCCGGCATGATTCCGAGTATGTCTCGTGTAGGGAAATGTATCGACAACGGGCCAATGGAAGGTTTTTGGGGAATGCTTAAACGAGAGAACTACTATGGACGCAAGTTCACTAGTCGTGAGAAACTCGTTGCCATGATCTCTAGCTATATTGAGTATTACAATACTGGGCGTTATCAACGAAGACTACAGATAATGACACCTATAGAGTTTCACAATAATTATTATAAAGCTGCTTAA
- a CDS encoding carbohydrate ABC transporter permease: protein MEAVKTNGSQAKKAALLAIIPGGGQFYNRQKLKAGLFFFFFVMYLFVFKDLFNMGIWGLLTLGTEVPRDNSIFLLAEGLVALIVIAFGLFFYYLNIRDAYKNGELIDQGLRVNSLKESYHALLSEGYPYLLSSPAFILLVFSVIFPILFSIALAFTNYDLYHSAPANLANWVGLETFKKIFTVDIWRNTFFDVLGWTVIWTLVASTLQVAIGIFLAVVVHQKELRFKKLFRTILVLPWAVPGFVTILVFAGLFNDSFGAINHSLLSFLNISPIPWLTDANWTRLALLLIQGWLGFPYIFIVTTGTLQSIPDDLYEAATIDGASSFQKFRRITLPLILYSMAPILITQYTFNFNNFNIIYLFNAGGPAVPGSTAGGTDILVSWIYKLTMQNSQYALAAALTILLSIFVIGIAVWQFRRTNSFKEEA, encoded by the coding sequence ATGGAGGCTGTGAAAACCAATGGCTCACAGGCTAAAAAAGCGGCTCTGCTAGCCATTATTCCGGGTGGAGGGCAATTTTATAATCGTCAAAAGCTGAAAGCTGGACTGTTTTTCTTTTTCTTTGTAATGTATCTATTTGTTTTTAAAGACTTATTCAATATGGGGATTTGGGGACTGCTCACACTTGGGACTGAAGTTCCTCGAGATAATTCCATTTTTTTACTTGCTGAAGGATTGGTTGCACTGATCGTAATTGCTTTTGGCTTGTTCTTTTACTACCTTAACATCCGTGATGCGTATAAAAATGGCGAATTGATCGATCAAGGCCTAAGAGTGAATTCACTGAAGGAAAGCTATCACGCGCTTTTGAGTGAGGGCTATCCGTATTTACTAAGTAGTCCTGCCTTTATTCTTCTAGTATTTTCAGTGATATTCCCTATTTTATTCAGTATTGCGTTGGCATTTACCAATTATGATCTGTATCACTCTGCACCGGCAAATTTAGCAAACTGGGTCGGCTTAGAAACGTTTAAAAAGATATTTACTGTCGATATTTGGCGGAATACATTCTTTGATGTTTTAGGCTGGACGGTGATTTGGACGTTGGTTGCATCAACACTTCAGGTAGCGATCGGTATTTTTCTGGCCGTTGTCGTACACCAAAAGGAACTCCGATTCAAAAAGCTCTTTCGAACAATTCTTGTTTTGCCTTGGGCCGTTCCCGGGTTCGTAACGATTTTGGTGTTTGCTGGTCTGTTCAATGACAGCTTCGGAGCAATCAACCATTCATTGTTGAGCTTTTTAAACATTTCACCGATTCCTTGGTTGACCGATGCCAATTGGACACGATTAGCGTTACTGTTGATTCAGGGCTGGTTAGGCTTTCCGTATATTTTCATTGTGACGACCGGAACCTTGCAATCGATTCCCGATGATTTGTATGAGGCTGCAACGATCGATGGAGCTTCATCCTTTCAAAAGTTTCGTCGGATTACCTTGCCGTTGATTCTTTATTCGATGGCACCCATTCTCATCACACAGTATACGTTTAATTTTAACAACTTTAATATTATCTATCTTTTCAATGCGGGCGGTCCAGCAGTACCGGGTTCGACTGCCGGAGGTACGGATATTTTGGTTTCTTGGATCTATAAATTGACGATGCAGAATAGTCAATATGCATTGGCTGCTGCTCTGACCATTTTATTATCGATTTTCGTGATTGGCATAGCTGTCTGGCAGTTCAGACGAACCAATTCGTTTAAGGAGGAGGCATAA
- a CDS encoding IS110 family transposase, producing the protein MEDVLRSCCAGLDIHQKVIVACVIRSIDGKKRPEKFFASFDTTTRGLFELSDWLVSYDVTHISMESTGVYWKCVWRILQNHFELQLANPRQIKNIPGKKTDMKDAEWIARLTRLGVVPTSFVPPEPIQELRDLTREKNRGHMVLQNAGIKLTSVIKDIYGKSGRALLYALIEDKSITESLILTCVYTTLRRKVPQLMESLEGFMTPHYRKMLALHLTQIECLENQIKEVEETINDYLAPYEEYVERLEEIPGINRRTAAVVLAEIGLDMSVFPTAGHLASWAGVCPGNNQSAGKTRSKRVRKGNSYLKKVLAQGAAAISQGKSNRIRAFFFRLRKNAGHKKAIIATVHLLLRIIYRMLSDQSRYQELGGNYLSNRKNTSITIN; encoded by the coding sequence ATGGAAGATGTACTTCGTTCTTGTTGTGCTGGATTAGACATCCATCAAAAAGTCATTGTTGCCTGTGTTATTCGCTCTATTGATGGAAAAAAACGCCCGGAAAAGTTTTTCGCCAGCTTCGATACCACTACTCGTGGGTTGTTCGAATTATCTGATTGGTTGGTGTCCTATGACGTCACACATATCAGTATGGAAAGTACTGGAGTCTATTGGAAATGTGTCTGGCGGATTCTACAGAACCATTTTGAGCTACAATTGGCCAATCCTCGTCAGATCAAAAATATCCCAGGGAAGAAAACCGATATGAAGGATGCGGAATGGATCGCCCGCCTTACTCGTTTGGGGGTCGTTCCTACCAGTTTCGTTCCACCGGAACCGATTCAGGAATTGAGAGACTTGACTCGGGAAAAGAATCGCGGGCATATGGTCTTACAGAATGCCGGAATCAAATTAACTTCAGTGATAAAAGATATCTATGGGAAATCCGGAAGAGCCTTACTTTATGCCTTGATTGAGGACAAATCCATTACAGAAAGTCTCATTCTTACGTGTGTTTATACGACTTTGCGTAGAAAAGTTCCTCAATTGATGGAATCCTTAGAAGGATTTATGACACCACATTATCGTAAAATGTTAGCTCTTCATCTCACTCAAATCGAGTGTTTGGAAAATCAAATAAAAGAAGTCGAAGAAACAATCAACGACTATCTCGCGCCTTATGAAGAGTATGTGGAACGTTTAGAGGAAATACCAGGAATCAATCGCCGAACGGCAGCTGTTGTACTAGCAGAAATTGGGTTAGATATGTCGGTATTTCCGACAGCCGGGCATTTAGCTTCATGGGCGGGGGTCTGTCCAGGAAACAACCAGAGCGCCGGAAAAACGCGAAGTAAAAGAGTAAGGAAAGGCAATTCTTATTTGAAAAAAGTATTGGCTCAAGGAGCAGCGGCGATTTCCCAAGGGAAATCTAATCGAATACGGGCATTTTTCTTTCGTTTAAGAAAGAACGCCGGTCATAAAAAAGCAATTATTGCGACAGTACATCTACTGTTGCGAATCATTTATCGGATGCTTTCCGATCAGTCACGTTACCAAGAACTTGGAGGAAATTATTTATCAAATAGAAAGAACACCTCAATCACGATTAACTGA
- a CDS encoding extracellular solute-binding protein — MTMKKGKNLLLLGALALGLSACGPQASNSTDGSGSSKGNNKDYDLLVWEDQSKSVGIEEAVKAFEEEHDVTVKVVEKAYADQLEDLRLDGPAGTGADVITIPGDQIGTAVTEGLLKEMDVEQAIQDIYTEAAMQSQIVDGKVYGLPKAVETQILYYNKALISESDLPETTDEWLTYSKKVTTDNSYGLLALWDQIYYAQGVLSGYGGYVFGSDADGNYDPEDIGLANSGAIKGAEYIKTFYDSGVFPTGIVGEQGINVLDSLFTEGKAAAVISGPWNLTPYEEAGIDYGVKELPMLANGEHMGSFIGVKSYNVSSYSKNTDLAEEFVAFIANEENSKTRFEKTAEIPAVEALANDPAILDSESATAIATQSKYAELTPGITAMNSVWEPIDSALQTIATGKAEPKTALPQAVEQIKSAIAATQN; from the coding sequence ATTACTATGAAAAAAGGAAAAAATCTTTTATTACTAGGCGCATTAGCATTAGGTTTATCTGCTTGTGGTCCCCAGGCAAGCAATTCTACTGACGGATCAGGTTCTTCTAAAGGAAACAATAAGGACTATGACTTGCTTGTATGGGAAGATCAGTCGAAATCAGTAGGTATTGAAGAGGCCGTAAAAGCTTTTGAAGAGGAACACGATGTTACGGTAAAGGTTGTTGAAAAAGCCTATGCAGATCAGCTTGAGGATCTACGTTTGGACGGGCCGGCAGGAACGGGCGCGGATGTGATCACGATTCCGGGAGACCAGATTGGAACAGCCGTGACAGAAGGCTTATTAAAGGAAATGGATGTAGAACAAGCAATACAGGATATCTATACGGAAGCAGCCATGCAATCTCAAATTGTTGATGGAAAAGTCTATGGCTTACCCAAAGCTGTGGAAACACAAATTTTATATTATAACAAAGCACTTATATCAGAATCCGATCTTCCGGAAACAACCGATGAATGGTTAACTTATTCTAAAAAAGTGACGACTGACAACAGCTATGGTCTTCTGGCGTTATGGGATCAAATCTATTATGCACAAGGTGTATTGAGCGGTTATGGAGGCTACGTCTTCGGTAGTGATGCTGATGGCAATTACGATCCGGAAGATATTGGACTCGCAAATTCCGGCGCCATCAAAGGGGCAGAGTATATCAAAACGTTTTATGATTCCGGTGTATTTCCAACGGGGATTGTGGGTGAACAAGGGATCAATGTATTAGATTCTCTATTTACGGAAGGAAAAGCGGCGGCAGTGATTTCCGGGCCATGGAACTTGACGCCTTACGAGGAAGCTGGGATTGATTATGGCGTGAAGGAACTACCGATGCTTGCTAACGGCGAACATATGGGATCCTTTATAGGAGTGAAGAGCTACAATGTCAGCAGCTATTCAAAAAATACTGATTTAGCAGAAGAATTCGTGGCTTTTATTGCCAATGAAGAAAATTCAAAAACTCGTTTTGAAAAAACAGCAGAGATTCCAGCTGTTGAAGCCTTAGCAAATGATCCGGCGATTTTGGATAGTGAAAGTGCAACAGCAATTGCTACACAATCAAAATATGCAGAGCTGACACCTGGGATTACAGCGATGAACAGCGTTTGGGAGCCAATCGATTCAGCACTACAAACGATTGCGACTGGAAAAGCAGAACCGAAAACTGCGCTACCTCAAGCGGTCGAACAAATCAAATCAGCAATTGCAGCCACTCAGAATTGA